In Rhodamnia argentea isolate NSW1041297 chromosome 4, ASM2092103v1, whole genome shotgun sequence, the following proteins share a genomic window:
- the LOC115749109 gene encoding thiamine phosphate phosphatase-like protein translates to MAEVVVVVFDFDRTLIDGDSDNWVVTEMGLTHLFRELRSTMPWTSLMNRMMVELHSQGMSVEDIEDCLKRMPLHPRVIESIRAAHRHGCDLRIISDANQFFIETILKHHGLLGCFSEIVTNPAFVNVEGRLNIVPFHDSASSPHGCNLCPPNMCKGLVLKRIQAADSEFKERRLIYLGDGKGDYCPCLRLGMRDFVVPRKSFPLWNLIFSDQTLIKAVIHEWSNGEELAGVLLDIIDRILMDENTRTGLIASPDSGCKTTQVSYP, encoded by the exons AtggcggaggtggtggtggtggtgttcgACTTCGACCGGACGTTGATCGACGGCGATAGCGACAACTGGGTGGTGACGGAGATGGGTCTCACCCACTTGTTCCGTGAGCTCCGCTCCACCATGCCCTGGACTTCTCTCATG AATAGGATGATGGTGGAGCTCCATTCACAGGGCATGTCAGTCGAGGACATTGAGGATTGCTTGAAGCGAATGCCTCTTCATCCTCGTGTTATCGAATCCATTAGAGCAGCTCATAGACATGG ATGTGACTTGAGGATAATTAGCGATGCGAATCAGTTCTTCATAGAGACGATCCTGAAGCATCACGGGCTGTTGGGTTGTTTCTCTGAGATCGTCACGAACCCGGCCTTCGTCAACGTGGAAGGCAGGCTAAACATCGTCCCTTTTCATGATTCTGCCTCTTCTCCTCATGGATGCAACTTGTGCCCTCCCAATATGTGCAAG GGCTTGGTTCTGAAGAGGATTCAAGCTGCTGATTCTGAGTTCAAGGAGAGAAGATTAATATATCTAGGAGACGGGAAAGGCGATTACTGTCCGTGCTTGAGGCTCGGAATGCGAGACTTCGTAGTGCCAAGGAAGAGTTTCCCTCTCTGGAAtctcattttcagtgaccaaacGCTTATTAAAGCCGTGATCCACGAATGGAGCAATGGCGAAGAGCTCGCGGGGGTGCTTCTTGACATTATCGACAGGATTCTAATGGATGAAAACACCAGGACGGGGCTCATAGCTTCGCCTGATAGTGGTTGTAAGACAACTCAAGTCTCTTACCCTTAA
- the LOC115749103 gene encoding pentatricopeptide repeat-containing protein At2g15690, mitochondrial-like: MASLYTSTSRISPDFGHPQTPKPINLRPRTLPLWPLKNPKLKPLCTYAVPNAGDPRVYRRRRGGESASPRSTTKYRTENPPRQQGRETPSKDARDLTESRGGGESGEQNLGSVRGGLEEADLMSLLQEGKVEEAVGCVEQGGCADYAVFGALLELCENSKALDLGKRVHDLLRRSRFWGDVNLSEKVVRMYVKCGSMRDARRVFDRMREKDMSLWHLMINGYAASSQGNDGLLLFEQMRKAGLLPNGKTFTAVLAACARAGAVKQGLMHFDSMRNEFGIAPSIEHYLGVIGVYGSLGHLCEAWDFVEKIPIEPTLEIWEALRNYARIHGDLELEDRAEELLVALDPSQAIANKLPLPPRRKDSAVNMIEEKNKLSKYRCIEPYKEEVNSRGLNGQMREAGYVPDTRYVLHDIDEEAKEQALQYHSERLAIAYGLISTPPRTTLRIMKNLRICGDCHNAIKIMSKIVGRELIVRDNKRFHHFRDGQCSCGDFW, encoded by the coding sequence ATGGCCTCACTCTACACTTCCACTTCCAGGATCTCTCCGGACTTCGGACACCCACAAACACCAAAACCCATCAACCTCCGTCCCAGGACGTTGCCTCTCTGGCCGCTGAAGAATCCCAAGCTAAAGCCTCTCTGCACGTACGCCGTCCCGAACGCCGGCGACCCCAGGGtctaccgccgccgccgcggcggAGAGAGCGCGAGCCCTCGCTCCACCACCAAGTACAGGACAGAAAATCCACCTCGCCAACAGGGCCGCGAAACTCCTTCGAAGGATGCTCGTGATTTGACGGAGAGTCGGGGAGGTGGCGAGTCGGGGGAACAGAATTTGGGGTCGGTACGAGGGGGTTTGGAGGAAGCTGATCTGATGAGTTTGTTGCAAGAGGGTAAGGTGGAAGAAGCTGTTGGGTGTGTGGAACAGGGGGGTTGTGCGGACTATGCTGTTTTTGGCGCGTTATTGGAATTGTGCGAGAATTCGAAGGCTCTCGATCTAGGCAAGAGAGTTCATGATTTGTTGAGGCGGTCTCGCTTTTGGGGCGATGTGAATTTGAGTGAGAAAGTGGTGAGGATGTACGTGAAATGTGGTAGCATGAGAGATGCGCGCCGGGTGTTCGACAGAATGCGTGAAAAGGATATGAGTTTGTGGCACTTGATGATCAATGGCTATGCTGCGAGCAGCCAAGGAAATGATGGGTTGCTATTGTTCGAGCAAATGAGGAAGGCGGGGCTACTTCCCAATGGCAAGACATTCACGGCTGTTTTGGCGGCTTGTGCAAGAGCAGGAGCGGTAAAACAAGGGCTCATGCACTTTGATTCGATGAGGAACGAGTTCGGTATTGCTCCAAGCATCGAGCATTATTTAGGGGTGATTGGTGTGTATGGAAGTTTGGGTCATTTGTGCGAAGCGTGGGATTTTGTTGAGAAAATCCCAATCGAACCCACTTTGGAGATTTGGGAGGCACTGAGGAATTATGCTCGGATTCATGGGGATCTTGAGCTTGAGGACCGAGCGGAGGAGTTGTTGGTTGCTCTTGATCCTTCCCAGGCAATTGCCAATAAACTCCCATTACCTCCGAGAAGGAAGGATTCTGCAGTCAATATGATTGAGGAGAAGAATAAGCTGAGCAAGTATCGATGCATCGAACCGTACAAGGAAGAGGTGAATTCGAGAGGCTTGAATGGGCAGATGAGGGAAGCCGGGTACGTACCTGACACGAGATATGTCCTCCACGACATTGACGAGGAGGCGAAAGAGCAGGCCTTGCAATATCACAGCGAGCGCTTGGCGATCGCCTATGGTTTGATCAGCACGCCACCAAGAACGACACTGAGGATCATGAAGAATCTCCGAATTTGTGGGGACTGTCACAACGCAATTAAAATCATGTCTAAGATCGTCGGGAGGGAGTTGATTGTGAGGGATAACAAGCGATTCCATCATTTCAGGGATGGCCAGTGCTCCTGTGGAGATTTTTGGTGA
- the LOC115749106 gene encoding mitochondrial carrier protein CoAc2 isoform X2: protein MTYEEYRRWIIRWFPDVGRGPVLDLVAGSFAGGTAVLFTYPLDLVRTKLAYQVVGSSNSSVKGVLGAEQVYRGILDCFSKTFKEAGIRGLYRGVAPSLYGIFPYAGLKFYFYEEMKLHVPEENKKDIAVKLVCGSVAGLLGQTFTYPLDVVRRQMQVQRLMASNSAELKGTMETLVMIAKRQGWKQLFSGLSINYMKVVPSVAIGFTVYDVMKSNLRVPSRDEAVIGVELNEQSSHTSSLHS from the exons ATGACCTATGAGGAATACAGAAGGTGGATCATTCGTTGGTTTCCAGATGTTGGAAGAGGCCCTGTGCTTGATCTTGTGGCAGGATCATTTGCTGGGGGAACTGCTGTACTTTTCACCTATCCTCTAGATTTGGTTCGGACTAAATTGGCTTATCAG GTTGTTGGTTCATCAAACTCTTCTGTAAAAGGAGTGCTTGGGGCTGAACAAGTCTACAGAGGAATCCTGGATTGTTTTTCAAAGACATTTAAAgaagctgggattagaggaCTCTATCGCGGTGTTG CACCATCACTCTACGGAATCTTCCCTTATGCGGGTTTGAAGTTTTACTTCTATGAGGAGATGAAACTCCACGTCCctgaggaaaacaaaaaagatatcGCAGTGAAGCTTGTCTGTGGATCCGTTGCCGGTTTATTGGGTCAGACATTTACTTACCCGCTTGATGTTGTGAGGAGACAAATGCAG GTTCAACGGCTCATGGCATCTAACAGTGCAGAACTTAAGGGAACAATGGAAACCCTTGTCATGATTGCCAAGAGGCAAGGATGGAAGCAGTTATTTTCAGGATTGAGCATCAACTACATGAAG GTTGTACCGTCAGTAGCTATCGGGTTTACTGTGTATGATGTCATGAAGTCAAACCTAAGAGTCCCATCACGAGATGAGGCTGTGATTGGAGTAGAGTTGAACGAACAGAGTAGTCATACATCTTCATTGCACTCATGA
- the LOC115749106 gene encoding mitochondrial carrier protein CoAc2 isoform X1 has product MNASMDGVIEAMPVFAKELIAGGVAGGVAKTVVAPLERVKILFQTRRAEFQSIGLFGSIRKIAKTEGLLGFYRGNGASVARIVPYAALHYMTYEEYRRWIIRWFPDVGRGPVLDLVAGSFAGGTAVLFTYPLDLVRTKLAYQVVGSSNSSVKGVLGAEQVYRGILDCFSKTFKEAGIRGLYRGVAPSLYGIFPYAGLKFYFYEEMKLHVPEENKKDIAVKLVCGSVAGLLGQTFTYPLDVVRRQMQVQRLMASNSAELKGTMETLVMIAKRQGWKQLFSGLSINYMKVVPSVAIGFTVYDVMKSNLRVPSRDEAVIGVELNEQSSHTSSLHS; this is encoded by the exons ATGAACGCGTCCATGGATGGCGTGATCGAAGCCATGCCCGTGTTCGCCAAGGAGCTGATCGCTGGCGGTGTCGCTGGCGGCGTCGCCAAGACTGTCGTGGCGCCTCTCGAGCGCGTCAAGATCTTGTTTCAG ACCAGAAGAGCAGAATTTCAGAGCATAGGGCTGTTTGGATCTATTAGAAAGATTGCAAAGACAGAGGGGCTTTTGGGTTTCTACAG AGGAAACGGTGCAAGTGTTGCTCGAATAGTACCATATGCAGCACTTCACTATATGACCTATGAGGAATACAGAAGGTGGATCATTCGTTGGTTTCCAGATGTTGGAAGAGGCCCTGTGCTTGATCTTGTGGCAGGATCATTTGCTGGGGGAACTGCTGTACTTTTCACCTATCCTCTAGATTTGGTTCGGACTAAATTGGCTTATCAG GTTGTTGGTTCATCAAACTCTTCTGTAAAAGGAGTGCTTGGGGCTGAACAAGTCTACAGAGGAATCCTGGATTGTTTTTCAAAGACATTTAAAgaagctgggattagaggaCTCTATCGCGGTGTTG CACCATCACTCTACGGAATCTTCCCTTATGCGGGTTTGAAGTTTTACTTCTATGAGGAGATGAAACTCCACGTCCctgaggaaaacaaaaaagatatcGCAGTGAAGCTTGTCTGTGGATCCGTTGCCGGTTTATTGGGTCAGACATTTACTTACCCGCTTGATGTTGTGAGGAGACAAATGCAG GTTCAACGGCTCATGGCATCTAACAGTGCAGAACTTAAGGGAACAATGGAAACCCTTGTCATGATTGCCAAGAGGCAAGGATGGAAGCAGTTATTTTCAGGATTGAGCATCAACTACATGAAG GTTGTACCGTCAGTAGCTATCGGGTTTACTGTGTATGATGTCATGAAGTCAAACCTAAGAGTCCCATCACGAGATGAGGCTGTGATTGGAGTAGAGTTGAACGAACAGAGTAGTCATACATCTTCATTGCACTCATGA